A part of Flavobacteriales bacterium genomic DNA contains:
- the bamA gene encoding outer membrane protein assembly factor BamA, protein MLRPTIISILSIAFFFQSFAQQPLHSVDIDYSNPKEYQIAGIRIVGVQFLDSRMLLLLSGLSEGDRIQVPGEAINKAIKNLWAQGLFEDVKVQATRTMGDKIWLDIVLKERPRLSYYNFEGISRSEANNLREKLNITSGDMVNENLLITSQNKIKNHFIKKGYYFVSTEVVQQKDTTQNSGIALTFVIRKKRKVKVNSITFKGNEALSDQKLKKAMKEVKEKNLFHVFKVSKFNDGDYEADKKLIIDKYLESGLRDARIVSDTMYAHDEKTVNIEIEINEGNKYYFRHITWLGNTKYTTKQLNDILNIQRGDVYNEAKLEKQLYMNPTGKDLSSLYLDNGYLFFQVNPVEKLVENDSIDIELQIYEGKQARISKVLVSGNTKTNDQVILREIRTKPGELFSRSDIIRSQRELSQLGYFDPEAFDVVTTPHPESSTVDIEYVVAERPSDQVELSGGWGGGIVVGTLGLVFSNFSAKNMFKKGAWRPLPAGDGQRLSLRATSNGPSFQSYNMSFTEPWLGGKKPNSLNVSVFHTVRSYGYSKEDPNRETLKLTGGSAGIGWRLKWPDDFFSFYAQGSYQVYSLKNFTSGDFIFTDGRSNNLSGTFTLSRNDIDAPIFPKKGSKFSFSSQLTLPYSRWFSDKDYSTLPDAEKYKWIEFHKWKVHAAWYAPLDHYPKTKFVLATRVGFGFLGYYNPGIGTSPFERFYMGGDGLSGFNLDGRELISMRGYGNNVLSPANGASYAAKYTMELRFALSTNPSATIYTHLFAEAGNSWSTKEQFDPFRLKRSVGVGLRLFLPMFGLLGVDYGIPMDKVEGRPVYEERFQFTIGQFFNSWNSD, encoded by the coding sequence AATAAAGCTATTAAGAACCTATGGGCCCAGGGCTTGTTCGAGGACGTAAAAGTTCAGGCAACACGCACAATGGGTGATAAGATCTGGCTGGACATAGTACTCAAGGAAAGACCTCGTTTGTCTTACTACAATTTCGAAGGCATTTCCCGATCCGAAGCAAATAATTTAAGGGAAAAACTAAATATCACGAGTGGTGACATGGTTAATGAGAACCTTTTGATCACTTCTCAAAATAAGATCAAAAACCACTTTATCAAGAAGGGCTACTATTTCGTATCCACGGAGGTTGTTCAACAGAAAGACACAACACAGAACAGCGGCATTGCTCTGACATTTGTGATCAGGAAAAAGAGAAAAGTAAAAGTGAACAGCATTACTTTCAAAGGCAATGAGGCACTCTCCGACCAAAAACTTAAAAAAGCCATGAAAGAGGTGAAAGAAAAGAACCTCTTCCATGTTTTCAAAGTATCTAAGTTCAATGATGGGGACTATGAAGCCGACAAGAAACTCATCATCGACAAATACCTTGAATCTGGCCTAAGGGATGCAAGGATCGTATCCGATACGATGTATGCCCACGATGAGAAGACGGTTAATATTGAAATCGAGATCAACGAGGGTAACAAGTACTATTTCAGGCACATAACATGGCTTGGAAACACCAAGTATACCACCAAACAACTGAATGACATTCTGAATATCCAACGGGGTGATGTTTACAACGAAGCCAAACTGGAAAAACAATTATATATGAATCCTACCGGAAAGGATCTGAGTTCGCTTTATCTGGACAACGGTTACCTCTTCTTCCAGGTGAATCCGGTAGAGAAACTGGTGGAAAACGATTCCATTGACATTGAACTTCAGATTTATGAAGGTAAACAGGCCCGCATCAGCAAAGTGCTGGTTTCCGGTAATACAAAAACGAATGATCAGGTAATACTCAGGGAGATCCGGACCAAACCCGGAGAGTTGTTCAGTAGGTCCGACATCATTCGTTCACAAAGAGAACTGTCTCAGCTCGGCTACTTTGATCCTGAAGCTTTTGATGTCGTCACTACGCCCCACCCAGAAAGCAGCACCGTGGATATTGAATACGTGGTGGCTGAGCGTCCTTCGGATCAGGTAGAATTATCCGGTGGATGGGGCGGAGGCATTGTGGTTGGAACATTGGGGCTCGTTTTCAGTAATTTCTCAGCCAAGAATATGTTTAAAAAGGGTGCGTGGCGACCGCTTCCGGCAGGTGATGGTCAACGCCTGTCTTTGCGTGCAACATCAAATGGCCCCAGTTTTCAATCTTACAATATGTCCTTTACCGAACCCTGGTTGGGCGGAAAAAAACCCAATTCACTAAATGTCAGTGTTTTTCACACGGTTCGATCCTATGGATACAGTAAAGAAGACCCCAACCGCGAGACGTTGAAGTTAACCGGAGGTTCTGCAGGCATCGGCTGGCGCCTGAAATGGCCTGATGACTTCTTCAGTTTTTACGCACAAGGCAGTTATCAGGTATATAGTCTGAAGAATTTCACCTCCGGCGATTTCATTTTCACAGATGGAAGATCTAACAATCTGAGTGGGACCTTTACCCTTTCCAGGAATGACATTGACGCGCCGATCTTTCCGAAGAAAGGCTCAAAGTTTTCTTTCTCTTCTCAATTGACGTTACCGTACTCCCGCTGGTTTAGTGATAAGGATTATTCTACGCTGCCTGACGCAGAAAAATACAAGTGGATCGAATTCCACAAATGGAAAGTACATGCAGCATGGTATGCACCTCTGGACCATTATCCCAAGACCAAGTTTGTCCTGGCAACGCGGGTTGGTTTCGGCTTTCTCGGATACTACAATCCTGGCATAGGTACATCACCATTTGAAAGGTTCTATATGGGTGGTGACGGTTTGTCCGGTTTTAACCTGGATGGGCGAGAATTGATCTCCATGAGGGGCTATGGCAATAATGTGTTATCACCTGCCAATGGTGCTTCTTATGCTGCAAAATACACAATGGAATTGCGCTTCGCCCTTTCCACCAACCCGAGTGCAACCATTTATACCCACCTTTTTGCAGAAGCCGGGAACTCCTGGTCTACTAAAGAGCAATTTGATCCGTTCCGCCTTAAGCGGTCGGTGGGCGTGGGTCTGCGACTATTCCTACCAATGTTCGGACTGTTAGGCGTGGATTATGGCATTCCTATGGACAAGGTGGAAGGTCGTCCGGTTTACGAAGAACGTTTCCAATTCACAATTGGACAGTTCTTTAACTCATGGAACAGCGATTAA